Proteins encoded within one genomic window of Microbacterium sp. zg-B185:
- the sigK gene encoding ECF RNA polymerase sigma factor SigK, which yields MLFSVVIDGVDVPDEGSGVVDHAGELLLRVADGDQVAFARLYDMLSPRVFGLILRVLVDRSQSEEVLQEVFLEIWQSAGRFAPNKGQGRSWVLTIAHRRAVDRVRSAQASTDRDVRAGFRDIGVAYDGVAEEVELRIEGRRVSEALATLSDPQREALTLAYYGGYSQSEIAALMGTPLGTIKTRMRDGLSRLRVEMGVTT from the coding sequence ATGCTGTTCAGTGTGGTGATCGATGGCGTGGACGTGCCCGATGAGGGCTCGGGTGTCGTCGACCATGCCGGCGAGCTGCTGCTGCGTGTTGCCGACGGCGACCAGGTCGCCTTCGCCCGCCTCTATGACATGCTCTCGCCGCGGGTCTTCGGCCTGATCCTGCGCGTGCTGGTCGACCGGTCGCAGAGCGAAGAGGTGCTGCAGGAGGTGTTCCTGGAGATCTGGCAATCCGCGGGCCGGTTCGCTCCGAACAAAGGTCAGGGAAGATCGTGGGTGCTGACGATCGCACATCGCCGTGCCGTGGACCGCGTACGGTCCGCCCAGGCGAGTACCGATCGCGATGTGCGGGCGGGCTTCCGGGACATCGGCGTGGCATATGACGGTGTCGCCGAAGAGGTGGAGCTGAGGATCGAGGGCCGACGTGTGTCAGAGGCCCTCGCAACGCTCTCGGACCCGCAGCGCGAGGCCCTGACCCTTGCGTATTACGGCGGTTACAGTCAGAGCGAGATCGCGGCACTGATGGGGACGCCGCTGGGGACGATCAAAACGAGAATGCGGGACGGCTTGTCCCGGCTGCGGGTGGAAATGGGGGTGACGACGTGA
- a CDS encoding fasciclin domain-containing protein: MSRKKLYLLALPIAFAAAITLSACSSGASTTTETTAPPMSEESMTPETEMDPAADLVGAGCAGYAEAVPEGAGSVEGMSQDPVATAASNNPLLTTLTAAVSGQLNPNVNLVDTLNGDEFTVFAPVDDAFAKIDPATIEVLKTDSDLLTSILTYHVVPGQVAPDDVAGTHTTVNGADLEVTGSGDDLMVNGEAAVICGGVKTANATVYLIDTVLMPPAM; the protein is encoded by the coding sequence ATGTCCCGCAAGAAGCTGTACCTGCTCGCACTTCCGATCGCATTCGCCGCCGCCATCACCCTCAGCGCCTGTTCCTCGGGCGCGAGCACCACGACCGAGACCACCGCACCGCCCATGTCCGAGGAGAGCATGACGCCGGAGACCGAGATGGATCCGGCGGCCGACCTGGTCGGGGCCGGCTGCGCGGGCTACGCCGAGGCGGTGCCCGAGGGAGCGGGCTCGGTCGAGGGAATGTCGCAGGATCCCGTCGCCACCGCAGCATCGAACAACCCGCTGCTGACGACGCTGACCGCTGCGGTCTCGGGTCAGCTGAACCCGAACGTCAACCTGGTGGACACGCTCAACGGAGACGAGTTCACGGTCTTCGCGCCGGTCGATGACGCGTTCGCGAAGATCGACCCGGCCACCATCGAGGTGCTCAAGACCGACAGCGATCTGCTGACGTCGATCCTGACGTATCACGTCGTTCCCGGTCAGGTCGCACCGGACGACGTCGCCGGCACGCACACCACGGTCAACGGCGCAGACCTCGAGGTCACCGGCAGCGGAGACGACCTGATGGTCAACGGCGAGGCCGCCGTCATCTGCGGTGGCGTCAAGACTGCCAACGCGACCGTCTACCTCATCGACACGGTGCTGATGCCGCCGGCGATGTAA
- a CDS encoding GNAT family N-acetyltransferase, translating to MPDSAAVRRVRLSEADRVRSIRLEALRDPAAGIAFLETHDQAQARPAAFWQERAAGAALGEFSAQFIAEAGRDWVGTATVLIPEPGGVDYFGRPHVAGRALVVAVYIRPSHRGGGILSALMDAAAEWAGDQGQRELALDVHEDNARAQAAYARVGFVATGMTSAGPNGVEREMLRAL from the coding sequence GTGCCTGATTCCGCAGCGGTGCGTCGCGTGCGGCTGAGCGAGGCGGATCGGGTGCGCAGCATCCGGCTCGAGGCGCTCCGCGACCCGGCCGCGGGCATCGCCTTCCTGGAGACGCATGATCAGGCTCAGGCGCGTCCCGCGGCGTTCTGGCAGGAACGGGCGGCCGGTGCGGCGCTCGGCGAGTTCTCGGCGCAGTTCATCGCCGAGGCCGGCCGCGATTGGGTGGGCACTGCGACGGTGCTGATTCCCGAACCCGGAGGGGTGGACTACTTCGGTCGCCCGCACGTCGCAGGTCGCGCTCTGGTGGTCGCCGTCTACATCCGTCCGTCTCACCGCGGCGGCGGCATCCTCTCCGCCCTGATGGATGCCGCGGCCGAATGGGCCGGTGATCAGGGGCAGCGCGAACTCGCCCTCGACGTACACGAGGACAACGCCCGTGCGCAGGCCGCCTATGCCCGGGTCGGGTTCGTCGCCACGGGGATGACCTCGGCCGGGCCGAACGGTGTGGAGCGTGAGATGCTCCGTGCGCTGTGA